One Trichoplusia ni isolate ovarian cell line Hi5 chromosome 6, tn1, whole genome shotgun sequence DNA segment encodes these proteins:
- the LOC113494687 gene encoding DNA-directed RNA polymerase III subunit RPC5 has product MEEEDPVVQEIPVFLSQSLAKHLYVYQYPVRPANRDWKDVKVVNAAIKPRNKMVRLEVGLDTYSDRYCTSKGEQIAINTDGQQESSWHIKERDKSQYFKHGVMDKIVYESSTPCTETEHYAVAILQDKELHCTPIQGVIQMRPSYSYYDKQDKHQKDKNNSDSDEEEKEAEAQQVTVKFARQETEVSKKAREKSFETMSQKVNEESWYDALWKSSETDHAELERMKLFSATASSGSALLVGAREYVRALVPAAPKDEAGAAPTQPEQLHDQIKEILINAKLMTFSELRSRVASGAGAAGAARLLTALGGAGVCVRGLWAARSPDYFTTRRALPVPQRLLCAARDHVLYLFTQHPYIDRRKVAAAVRLPPELVLDIIRSVAKFNPNTGWELILPPDVAFEAKYPDVIQRQNLNWEARQRLFNEMMIGENIPKRQRKKSQRDSVSSDTMMSPKPRNNSVSEEDSDRKRHKNKSASGSGKRTRNISSSSAQDAT; this is encoded by the exons ATGGAAGAAGAAGATCCCGTAGTCCAAGAG ATACCGGTTTTCCTGTCTCAGTCGTTAGCAAAGCACCTGTATGTGTATCAATACCCAGTGAGACCAGCCAATAGGGACTGGAAAGATGTAAAAGTAGTGAATGCTGCTATAAAGCCAAGGAACAAGATGGTTCGGCTGGAAGTTGGTCTAGACACGTACAGCGATCGGTATTGCACCTCTAAAGGCGAGCAAATTGCTATTAACACCGACGGACAGCag GAATCATCATGGCATATCAAGGAAAGAGATAAGTCTCAGTATTTTAAGCATGGTGTTATGGATAAGATAGTGTATGAAAGCAGTACTCCTTGTACCGAGACCGAGCATTATGCTGTGGCTATACTGCAAGATAAAGAACTGCATTGTACACCTATACAAG GTGTTATCCAAATGAGGCCTTCCTATTCTTACTATGATAAGCAAGATAAACATCAGAAAGACAAGAATAATTCAGATTCCGATGAGGAAGAGAAGGAAGCTGAAGCGCAGcag GTGACAGTAAAGTTTGCACGTCAAGAAACAGAAGTGTCTAAAAAAGCAAGAGAAAAGTCTTTTGAGACAATGTCACAGAAGGTAAATGAAGAAAGCTGGTATGATGCTCTATGGAAGTCAAGTGAAACTGATCATGCTGAG TTGGAGCGCATGAAGTTGTTCAGTGCGACTGCGTCGAGTGGGTCCGCGCTGCTGGTGGGCGCGCGGGAGTACGTGCGCGCGCTCGTGCCCGCCGCGCCCAAGGACGAGGCCGGCGCCGCGCCCACGCAGCCAGAACAGCTGCACGACCAGATCAAGGAGATACTTATCAATG CTAAGCTGATGACGTTCTCGGAGCTGCGGTCGCGCGTGGCGAgcggggcgggcgcggcgggcgcggcgcggctgCTGACGGCGCTGGGCGGCGCGGGCGTGTGCGTGCGCGGGCTGTGGGCGGCGCGCTCGCCGGACTACTTCACCACGCGTCGCGCGCTGCCCGTGCCGCAGCGGCTGCTCTGCGCCGCTAGGGACCACGTC ctGTATCTCTTCACACAACACCCGTACATTGACCGGCGAAAGGTAGCCGCAGCTGTCCGCCTCCCACCCGAACTTGTTCTAGACATTATCCGGTCAGTCGCCAAGTTCAACCCGAACACAGGTTGGGAGCTCATCCTGCCGCCCGACGTTGCCTTCGAGGCCAAGTACCCTGACGTCATTCAGCGACAAAACCTCAATTGGGAAGCTCGACAAAGACTTTTCAACGAAATGATGATCGGCGAAAACATACCCAAAAGGCAAAGGAAGAAATCTCAGAGGGATTCTGTCTCATCAGACACCATGATGAGCCCCAAACCCCGGAATAACAGTGTTAGTGAAGAAGACAGTGATCGAAAGAGGCATAAGAATAAATCAGCCTCTGGTAGTGGGAAAAGGACTAGAAATATTAGCTCAAGCAGTGCCCAGGACGCCACGTGA
- the LOC113494688 gene encoding alpha-(1,3)-fucosyltransferase 10: MSNQLPMAGQTVIMCKRIKQNLWTVVFCALKMLNTLLKRVLRVRLCELLWCILVFVIFIVLWTFSDVKETSAKVTAQYPVILWWTLEFPGSSTTRTCSNNIKCHVYSDIEKDKYYSVGAYLFYASNIKFKNLPLPRKPKDVIWGLYHEESPRNVEELLHEKALSLFNFTATFSRFSNVPFPLQHLHSFEDITSTTYFVKTSIKNTYLKDISPIMYLQSDCETSTERDAYVQELMKVIDVDSYGSCLNNKELPSKFKTDYLNNLNEDEFLKFIARYKFVVAFENGACNDYITEKFWRAIKVGTVPIYFGSPTIRDWLPNRKSAILLEDFPTPKILHKHIEQLLNNDTLYEEYLEHKTIQTITNDRLVNEYRDRPYQLDGIKVIEKFECFICEKLHEKMNNQIGVNVVNKSHYDCPKPISALSLKVNPENSWVYSWEKAEIDAAKIYTEIMNGD; this comes from the coding sequence ATGAGTAATCAATTGCCTATGGCTGGACAGACTGTTATAATGTGTAAaaggataaaacaaaatttatggACTGTTGTATTTTGTGCTTTGAAAATGTTGAACACACTGCTAAAAAGAGTTTTGAGAGTGAGACTCTGTGAGTTACTGTGGTGTATACTTgtattcgtaatttttatagtgCTATGGACTTTTAGTGATGTGAAAGAAACCAGTGCCAAAGTAACAGCTCAGTATCCTGTGATTCTATGGTGGACTTTGGAATTCCCCGGCAGCTCTACCACCAGAACatgttcaaataatattaagtgtCATGTATACAGTGATATAgaaaaagacaaatattataGTGTTGGAGCATACTTGTTCTATGCCAGCAACATTAAATTTAAGAACCTCCCTTTGCCAAGAAAACCCAAAGATGTGATATGGGGCCTTTATCATGAAGAGTCACCGAGGAATGTAGAAGAATTGTTACATGAGAAAGCATTGAGCTTATTCAATTTTACGGCAACATTTAGTAGATTCAGCAATGTCCCATTTCCTCTGCAACATTTACATTCATTTGAAGATATAACAAGTACAACATACTTTGTTAAAACttccataaaaaatacgtatctcaAAGATATTTCTCCGATCATGTATTTGCAGAGTGATTGTGAAACTTCTACCGAAAGAGATGCGTACGTCCAGGAGCTTATGAAAGTAATTGACGTGGACTCATACGGCTCATGCTTGAACAATAAAGAATTACCATCGAAATTCAAAACTGACTATTTGAACAACTTGAATGAAGATgagtttttaaaattcattGCTCGCTACAAATTTGTCGTGGCATTTGAAAATGGGGCTTGTAATGACTACATTACGGAGAAGTTCTGGCGCGCCATAAAAGTAGGAACTGTCCCCATTTATTTTGGTTCCCCAACCATTAGAGACTGGCTACCAAATCGTAAGTCAGCTATTCTACTAGAAGATTTTCCTACACCAAAGATTCTACACAAACACATAGAGCAACTACTGAACAATGATACATTATATGAGGAATATTTAGAACATAAGACCATTCAAACTATAACTAATGACAGACTCGTAAACGAATATAGGGATAGGCCTTATCAATTGGACGGTATCAAAGTTATAGAGAAGTTCGAGTGTTTCATCTGTGAGAAGTTACATGAGAAAATGAATAATCAAATAGGAGTAAATGTTGTAAATAAGAGTCACTATGACTGTCCCAAACCCATATCAGCCCTAAGTTTAAAAGTGAACCCCGAAAACAGTTGGGTATATTCATGGGAAAAAGCCGAAATAGATGCAGCTAAAATTTACACAGAAATTATGAATGgagattaa
- the LOC113494686 gene encoding dihydropyrimidine dehydrogenase [NADP(+)], producing MSKVLLSKDLPDIENLLRLNPTVKPYTNLVPSAQTKRNKQHWKRNADRKCTACPTLTNNFDDIKHTTLSERGALREAARCLKCADAPCQKSCPTQIDVKSFITSIANKNYYGAAKAILSDNPLGLTCGMVCPTSDLCVGGCNLHASEEGAINIGGLQHFAVDIFMKMGIPQTLDPKTKPLPNGGKQKIALIGGGPASISCACFLARLGYKDITVYEKEQYLGGLSSAEIPQYRLPYDVVQYEVELVKQLGVKFVTGRKLSTKDITVNGLLEDGHSAVFLGIGLPEPKSIPIFKGLNQEMGFYTSKDFLPLVSKGSKKGLCACKSALPSLHGNVIVLGAGDTAFDCATSALRCGARRVYVVFRKGITNIRAVPEEVDLAKEEKCEFIPFMSPREVVVKDGKIAALKMCRTEQLDDGEWIEDEDQVMQLKANFIISAFGSGLYETDVKDAMAGIKLNRWGLPEVDELSMQSKSNPRVFVGGDLTGVAETTVESVNDGKTAAWYMHCYLQGIPFDSPIELPKFHCPIDDVDLSVEVCGIKFENPFGLASAPPTTNTAMIRRAFEQGWGFAVSKTFGLDKDLVTNVSPRIVRGVTSGEHYGPGQSSFLNIELISEKSADYWCRGIAELKRDFPNKVIIASIMCSYDEEDWTQLSRMAEASGADALELNLSCPHGMGESGMGLACGQDPVLVKGISQWVRKAIKIPFFVKLTPNITDIVSIATAAYEGGASGVSAINTVSGLMSVRPDSTPWPAVGVEKHTTYGGVSGTVTRPLGLRAVSAIGNKLPGLPVLGIGGVDSADSALQFILCGAPVVQICSAVQNQDFTVVDDYITGLKALLYLRSLGLDGWLGQSPPTFKHQKGKPVQTLYDENGKVLAHFGPYGRKREELLHETRLKSDILSDNKVQNYTSNGYHEDIDVPKIKDVLGEALPRVGTYKHLDNTKQVVALIDDDMCINCGKCYMACADSGYQAIEFDPETHIPHVNDDCTGCTLCLSVCPIIDCISMVPKKIPHVIKRGLRYDILPVSPLDA from the exons atgtcgaAAGTGTTGTTGAGCAAAGACTTGCCAGATATTGAG aatcTGTTAAGACTCAATCCAACTGTAAAGCCTTACACGAACTTGGTGCCATCGGCTCAAACGAAGAGGAATAAGCAGCACTGGAAACGGAACGCCGATAGAAAATGTACC GCATGCCCAACTCTGACCAACAACTTCGACGACATCAAACACACGACGCTGTCGGAGCGCGGTGCGTTGCGCGAGGCAGCGAGATGCCTCAAGTGTGCCGACGCACCCTGCCAGAAGTCATGTCCTACTCAAATTGATGTGAAGAGCTTTATCACCAGCATCGCGAACAAG AACTACTATGGCGCGGCGAAAGCGATCCTATCTGACAACCCGCTGGGTCTGACGTGCGGCATGGTCTGCCCAACCAGCGACCTCTGTGTCGGTGGCTGCAACCTGCACGCCAGCGAAGAAGGAGCTATCAACATTGGTGGACTACAGCATTTTGCAGTTGAT atctTCATGAAAATGGGCATCCCACAAACCCTGGATCCCAAGACTAAGCCTTTGCCAAACGGTGGGAAACAGAAGATAGCTCTGATCGGCGGTGGACCGGCCAGCATCAGCTGTGCTTGCTTTCTAGCCAGGTTGGGGTACAAGGACATCACTGTTTATGAGAAGGAGCAGTATTTGGGAGGATTGAG TTCAGCTGAAATCCCACAATACCGTCTCCCGTACGACGTGGTGCAGTACGAAGTGGAGCTTGTCAAGCAACTTGGCGTCAAGTTCGTTACCGGAAGGAAACTGTCCACGAAAGATATCACTGTTAAT GGTCTCCTTGAAGATGGTCATTCAGCGGTCTTCCTCGGAATTGGCTTGCCAGAGCCAAAAAGCATTCCAATTTTCAAAGGGCTCAACCAAGAAATGGGTTTCTATACCAGCAAGGATTTCTTGCCGCTCGTCTCTAAAGGAAGCAAGAAAG GTCTATGTGCCTGCAAGTCAGCCCTGCCTTCATTACACGGTAACGTGATAGTGTTGGGCGCTGGCGACACCGCCTTCGACTGCGCCACGTCCGCGCTGCGCTGCGGGGCGCGGCGCGTGTACGTCGTGTTCAGGAAGGGAATCACCAACATCAGGGCAGTGCCTGAAGAG GTGGACTTGGCTAAAGAGGAAAAATGCGAGTTTATCCCTTTCATGTCACCAAGGGAAGTCGTTGTGAAAGATGGCAAG ATTGCGGCCTTAAAGATGTGCCGTACGGAACAACTGGACGATGGAGAATGGATCGAGGATGAGGATCAAGTAATGCAGTTAAAAGCTAACTTCATCATTTCTGCGTTTGGCTCCGGACTTTATGAAACTGACG TAAAAGACGCGATGGCCGGTATTAAGTTGAACCGCTGGGGTCTACCTGAGGTGGACGAATTGTCGATGCAGAGCAAGAGCAACCCGCGCGTGTTCGTGGGCGGGGACCTGACCGGGGTCGCGGAAACCACGGTCGAGTCAGTTAATGACGGCAAGACAGCTGCCTGGTACATGCATTGCTATTTACAG GGCATCCCCTTCGACTCTCCTATCGAGCTTCCTAAGTTCCACTGCCCTATCGACGACGTGGACTTATCCGTCGAAGTCTGCGGTATCAAGTTTGAGAACCCGTTCGGGCTGGCCAGCGCCCCTCCCACTACGAACACTGCTATGATACGGAGGGCATTCGAGCAAGGCTGGGGATTTGCTGTCAGCAAGACCTTTGGACTTGATAAG GACTTGGTGACCAACGTGTCCCCGCGCATAGTCCGCGGCGTGACGTCGGGCGAGCACTACGGGCCGGGACAGAGCAGCTTCCTCAACATCGAGCTCATCTCTGAGAAGTCCGCCGACTACTGGTGTCGCGGGATCGCTGAGCTCAAGAGGGACTTCCCGAATAAA GTGATAATAGCATCGATAATGTGTTCGTACGACGAGGAGGACTGGACGCAGCTGTCCCGCATGGCGGAGGCGTCGGGCGCGGACGCGCTCGAGCTCAACCTGTCGTGTCCGCACGGGATGGGGGAGTCCGGCATGGGGCTGGCGTGTGGACAG gACCCCGTTCTCGTGAAAGGCATATCCCAGTGGGTGCGCAAGGCTATCAAGATCCCGTTCTTCGTGAAACTGACGCCAAACATCACTGACATCGTCAGTATTGCTACTGCGGCCTACGAAG GTGGCGCTAGCGGTGTTTCAGCTATTAACACGGTATCTGGATTGATGTCGGTCAGACCTGATTCTACGCCTTGGCCGGCAGTCG GTGTAGAGAAGCACACGACATACGGCGGCGTGTCGGGCACGGTGACCCGTCCGCTGGGGCTGCGCGCCGTGTCGGCCATCGGCAACAAGCTGCCGGGCCTGCCCGTGCTGGGCATCGGCGGCGTGGACTCCGCGGACTCCGCGCTGCAGTTCATACTGTGCGGGGCGCCCGTCGTGCAG ATTTGCAGTGCAGTCCAAAATCAAGACTTTACAGTCGTTGATGACTATATAACTGGGTTAAAAGCTCTATTATACCTCCGTTCCCTCGGCCTAGATGGCTGGCTGGGACAGTCGCCTCCAACATTCAAGCACCAGAAAGGAAAACCTGTTCAAACTCTGTACGACGAAAATGGCAAG GTGTTGGCCCACTTTGGTCCTTACGGCAGAAAACGCGAAGAGTTACTTCATGAAACTAGGCTAAAATCAGACATATTATCTGacaataaggttcaaaattacACGTCGAATGGTTACCATGAAGATATTGATGTTCCAAAGATTAAGGATGTATTGGGCGAGGCGTTACCGAGAGTCGGTACTTACAAACACTTGGATAACACGAAGCAAGTTGTTGCATTGATTGATGac gatATGTGTATTAACTGCGGTAAATGCTACATGGCTTGTGCGGACTCTGGTTACCAGGCTATCGA ATTTGATCCCGAGACTCACATACCTCATGTGAACGACGACTGCACTGGATGTACGCTGTGTCTATCTGTCTGCCCTATCATCGACTGCATATC AATGGTGCCTAAGAAAATTCCTCACGTTATAAAGAGAGGTTTGCGCTACGACATTCTACCAGTTTCTCCATTGGATGCGTGA